CTAAAGTAGGTCATATACTAGGAAATGCAGCAGGAAACGCATGGTTGAatcaatgaaaaagaaaatataaaatggccTGACGTTAACCTGAATGATGCCTTTTACTCTCCAAACACCATGTTTAAGAACAACAATTTGAGGGTCGTTTGGATGTAATTCCTGAAGCTCATGCCTCACGGCCTCCAAGTTAGCGTTGTGTTCAGTAGATAGTTGTATGGCAGCAACTCCTCCCGTGTTTCCAACTTTTTTTCCCAACACGACACGAGAATCTCCCACATTGGCAACATATAGGGTTTGCTGACAGACAACCCCAACAAGACAGCACGATCCAACAGTTGCCATTTGTGGTCGAGTTGTCCACAGCTCAGAAACGAGGGCAGTAAACCCTTCCTCAGTTTCTTGAAAGGCTCTCCGAATGGTTTCAGATGTTACATTCTGTGCCTCAGATGAAATCTCTGGAGAAAGCAATGTATGAGAACTCTGAAAATAGATTGCAATTCTTCTTGGACTCGAAGAAACAAGCCCAAAACACAATGCCACTAGGGTACAGCAGTCGGAAACAAGAAAAAGACAAGTGAAGAAACATGACCATAACCAAATAATGGGTACGCAAAAAAGGTAAAATTGGCATAAAAGAATTGAATGGTCCCGATATCCACACTAAGCATGGATGTGAGACTTAGAATCAACCATTTCTCGGCTTCTATGAAGAATGGCATTCGTGACTAAAGTTCCATTCCAATAagtgaaacaaaagaaaaagaaaaaaggaaggaagaaaaaaagtTTCTGAGTTAAAAACCACAGAGGCATATATGAATTTTACCGGGAAAATTAGTGAAAGTAGCTCCCTAACTTGTGCATAGAACGACAGTAAGACCCTGATTCCCCAGTGTTGCACTACACAGGACACACATGTGATAGTAATCCTGATATCAAGACCATTTATTGGGTATCCTAAGATACATGGGCCTGTCTGAAAATCTCCACAGATTAAAAAATCCTACTCATCCAAACATTTTTCTCATTGATACTGGCTGTTGCAATCGCTCTTTTACACAACCAATACCCAGGTCTAAGATCGCCCAATCAGTGAGATTTTCTATGATGGCCAATTAAAGATGGGGACAACCACATAAATGGCCAATGGCACCATGTGTTGAATAAGCAATTTGCAATTGCCAATGAATTTACAATACCCAGCTTGAATTCAGttaaaaactaaactaaaccAGAAATTATTCACTAACAAAACAAAGCTCAAAATCCTCTATTACTGCTAAAAACACTAAAATCAGAAATAGCAATTACGAAAAGCAATTTCTGAGGGTTACACgtttcaagatcaaattcaatCTAATTTCCACTGAAACTTAAAAATCGCAAGGATCAAGCAACAGAGAGAATTAGAAGTCCAATCGCTCACCATGGAAATTCCGGAACAGGCGGTCGCAGACATACCGAGCTGCCTCGGGCCCGCCATGCCCATCATAGACGCCAATGAACGTCCCAAACGGTCCAGATTCGATCTGGCTTTGGTCTTCAAGCACCTGATTGGCCTGGATGACGGCCATGGAGAAATCGCCGCAGGCAGAGCGGCCAATGTCCCGGAACCAAAGCAAACcgtcctttctctctctccctccatcaGCAGCAGCGGCAGAAGCATTCCCAGAGAAGGGCTTCAAGCAGAGGGAGATGAATTTCATCAAAGCTCCGAGCATCCCACATCTCTCaggaaccctaaccctaatcctaaccctaaccctaaccctaggaaTTCCTCGGTGAGGGACGAAATGCCTTGTACTCTCCGAAATGAAAAGGGGTTTTTTGGGGGGTGTGCGTAGGTTAAGCCAGGGAAGGGTCGGGTCGCGCAGGCTAAGGTGTTGGGTGGAGAAGGGACAGAAGGGGGTGGTGGTGTGACTTtcgttctttctctctctttcgagagagagagagttgggtggAGCTTTCGATGTCTACCAAACGACAGAATTTTCGTGGAAGAGGACTAGTTTCGTAGTCCGCCGGATGACGGAAACTCCGATACGCGGGACCCACGCTCACACATGTAAACAAGAGGCACGTGTGAAAAATACCAGATAAGCTACTGAGCTGATCCCAACGATGTGGATGCTATATCTTTTTCGATCATAAAGTGGGCCATTCCTAAATAAAACAAATCAACGGTTAAGAAAGTTTGAGAAAGGATTTAAATTCTATGTACATGCGTGCCTCATCTGatcggaagcgaattggctggtgtaccacacaccagcgatatagctgatGTACTGACGTCTGCAAGTTTTGTGAGTCTCGTTAcggggcatgtgttatatccaaaccgcccatctatTCGACGATCCCGTCTTAAGTCTTGaatagaaaaataagacagatctacatatcaagtggaccatactgcaaaaggtagtaggggattgaatttctaccattgaaaccctctcggggtcacagaaattttggaccaatatgatattcgctcttcctcttcattcaggtctttgtaaccttatgagcagatttgatggaaaataaacgctacggTTGGGCTTAGGGTAAAAATCACTATCCCCAcatctatttgtggtgtgatccaaatgagatttggatatgatttatttttatttcattccctaaaatgatctagaaaaataaataaacggtgtggatatgataaatacaacaTTGAGGgtcccacgtaactttgatctcatttgaactgttcgtacaactcggagctatcagcgctcgtcttcgcacgacacgtacccacagcagctatatagctgatatatggtacaccagccaatccgcttcctgatcGGTGTGTTCGCCTGGTtttattaaatgcatgaaatcTACAGGCCTCTTGACCACCCCGTTCGATATTTCGCACGTGTGACCCTTCCGCGTGTGAGTACTCGAGCGTGTGCAATTATCATTTCGCAAATTTTTAAAGAAACATCGAGTCCGAAGTGGACCGTTGGCCGTTCTGTGCTCCGATTGCTATTTTTAAGGATAGGATTAGACCCTAATAATCATCGAATCCGTATAATGTGGCATTCGTTTTGGAACCCACTGTAGGAACGGTCCTGATCATTGAGTTGTAGGCGCAAGTGCTGATTACAGAGGGAGTATGCCACCTATCGTTTTAGGAGTTGCTTTCCACACGCTGAATTGGGAGGATGTGTTTGCCTGAGACCGAACAGGTGGCAGGAAGGCAAGTGCATCCAGACCGCATATCTACTGGGTATATGTCCCGGACCACCCTATCTTATCCATATCA
This DNA window, taken from Magnolia sinica isolate HGM2019 chromosome 14, MsV1, whole genome shotgun sequence, encodes the following:
- the LOC131226192 gene encoding probable protein phosphatase 2C 42 isoform X3, producing MLGALMKFISLCLKPFSGNASAAAADGGRERKDGLLWFRDIGRSACGDFSMAVIQANQVLEDQSQIESGPFGTFIGVYDGHGGPEAARYVCDRLFRNFHEISSEAQNVTSETIRRAFQETEEGFTALVSELWTTRPQMATVGSCCLVGVVCQQTLYVANVGDSRVVLGKKVGNTGGVAAIQLSTEHNANLEAVRHELQELHPNDPQIVVLKHGVWRVKGIIQVSRSIGDVYMKHARFNREPINAKFRLPEPMNMPILTANPSIISLPLQPNDSFLIFASDGLWEHLSNEKAVEIVHNHPQAGSAKRLIKAALQEAARKREMRYSDLKRIDKKVRRHFHDDITVIVLFLNHDLISRGSMQGAPISIRSALEH
- the LOC131226192 gene encoding probable protein phosphatase 2C 42 isoform X2, whose product is MLGALMKFISLCLKPFSGNASAAAADGGRERKDGLLWFRDIGRSACGDFSMAVIQANQVLEDQSQIESGPFGTFIGVYDGHGGPEAARYVCDRLFRNFHEISSEAQNVTSETIRRAFQETEEGFTALVSELWTTRPQMATVGSCCLVGVVCQQTLYVANVGDSRVVLGKKVGNTGGVAAIQLSTEHNANLEAVRHELQELHPNDPQIVVLKHGVWRVKGIIQVSRSIGDVYMKHARFNREPINAKFRLPEPMNMPILTANPSIISLPLQPNDSFLIFASDGLWEHLSNEKAVEIVHNHPQAIHSAFW
- the LOC131226192 gene encoding probable protein phosphatase 2C 42 isoform X1, whose translation is MLGALMKFISLCLKPFSGNASADGLLWFRDIGRSACGDFSMAVIQANQVLEDQSQIESGPFGTFIGVYDGHGGPEAARYVCDRLFRNFHEISSEAQNVTSETIRRAFQETEEGFTALVSELWTTRPQMATVGSCCLVGVVCQQTLYVANVGDSRVVLGKKVGNTGGVAAIQLSTEHNANLEAVRHELQELHPNDPQIVVLKHGVWRVKGIIQVSRSIGDVYMKHARFNREPINAKFRLPEPMNMPILTANPSIISLPLQPNDSFLIFASDGLWEHLSNEKAVEIVHNHPQAGSAKRLIKAALQEAARKREMRYSDLKRIDKKVRRHFHDDITVIVLFLNHDLISRGSMQGAPISIRSALEH